The following is a genomic window from Pedobacter sp. KBS0701.
TCCGATCCAAATATTGTAAAAGCCTCCATATTCTGGAATAATAAGGCAAATCATCAGGATGTATCCATTACCAGAGGGAAAGGGATAGATACAATAAAAGCAATGGTTTCCCCACTTCCAGAAGGCAACTACTCGTTTGAAGTTTTTACTTATGATAAAAGCGGAAATAAATCGGTTGCAGCTTTGAAACAAGGGGCCACTTATGGAGAGGTCTTTGAGAAATCGCTGTTGAACCGTATTTTAGAAAGTGTTGTTTATCAGCCGTCAAGCGGAACAACATTCCTGAACTGGCGGGCTTCAGATGCTGGTTCGGTAGGAGTGGATATTACTTATACTAATGTAAACGGCAAGGTAACGACTAAACGGGTAGCTAAAGATGCCACGCAAACCGTCCTTACTGATCAAAATCCAGGTACAGATCTTCAATACCGGACACTTTTTTTGCCTGACTCCTTGGCTATCGATACATTTTACAGTGTTTCTACATCCCGGAAAATAACAGAATTCTTTTTGAAAAATCCGGGGGCGCCATTCCTCCAGAGTCAAAGAGATGGAAGGTGGGGTTTACTTGCAGACTGGACCACGAATGCTGCCGCAAGAAATATGTCTAACGGCACCTTGGGCGGATGGGATTCGTATAATGGGGGTGGCTTTATTGCATTTGAGTATTGGTATACTCCACAGATTACAAATGGCAAAATCTATCAAACCACTACACTTCCACCAGGAAAATACCGTTATGTTGTGACTGTGTCTGAAATTGCCAATCCATTGGAGGCTACTTATGCCGTTGTAAACCTGGGGCAAACACTACCCGATGTCGCCAATATTTCACAAGCACTGGGAAGTTTCAAATTTTTGGATAATTCGCAAAATGGAAAAGATTTTGTCATTTCTTTCACACTGACGCAAACCCAGGAAATAACGGTGGGATTTGTTTCGACTATGGTGGTAAAACATGAGAGCAGTGTAAGATTCAGTAAAGTGAGATTGTACAGAGACTAATTAGATTAGGATTTAAGTGCGGGTAATATCATGCCGCATCCAATAATATAAGTTAATATAAATCCAAGCCATTCTACATGGCTTGGATTTCTTATGATTGGTGTAGCCTTGGTGCAATCATCATTATCAAACAACTCACCAATTCAGCGTTACCAGCTTGAATAATGTATGTTGATATGTAAGTGTTTGTAAATCAGGAGGGTATATTGGTAATTTCATGTTAAAAGAATGGTATGTGCACATTTGTATCTGTTTTGATGTTCGAGACGTTTTTTTTCTTCTCAAAAGGCATAATTGCTGCAGTTGGCAAAGTGGTTTTATTTTGCGATAACGGTTGTGACGAATGAGAATTTAGATAGGTTTATTAAAAATGCTAAAAATTTTAAAAACATTTATAAAGGTAGCCTTATAAATATTCAATATGAGAAACTATTTCCCGGCCCGATAATGGTGATATGTTATGTTTCAGCTTTTAGCCAGTATGGATTTACGCTTAATATTAAAAGCAAAACCTTATCCATTTCAAAATACACCAATCCCTGTGGCAAAATCATTAACATTAATCTGGTAATCGATAAAAGGAAAAATG
Proteins encoded in this region:
- a CDS encoding DUF4998 domain-containing protein, which gives rise to MKHIIIAYSFIAIAILMASCSKMDEYKKFTDGKLIVYPGKADSLRVQSGRNRALVRFLLISDPNIVKASIFWNNKANHQDVSITRGKGIDTIKAMVSPLPEGNYSFEVFTYDKSGNKSVAALKQGATYGEVFEKSLLNRILESVVYQPSSGTTFLNWRASDAGSVGVDITYTNVNGKVTTKRVAKDATQTVLTDQNPGTDLQYRTLFLPDSLAIDTFYSVSTSRKITEFFLKNPGAPFLQSQRDGRWGLLADWTTNAAARNMSNGTLGGWDSYNGGGFIAFEYWYTPQITNGKIYQTTTLPPGKYRYVVTVSEIANPLEATYAVVNLGQTLPDVANISQALGSFKFLDNSQNGKDFVISFTLTQTQEITVGFVSTMVVKHESSVRFSKVRLYRD